The DNA window TTTCGCTTGCCCCGAAAAATCAATCACAAAGTAAATGGAATCAGACGACAGGATTCGGCAGCTCCTGGTGGAGATCCGCGATGGACAACGAGAACAGATCGAGGAATATCGGAGAGTCGCCAATCACGCTCTCGAACTGCAGAAGACAGCGGTCGGTCGCCAGGAGTCGCTGGGACGTCTGTACAAAGGTGCCCTCGTGGTGGGCGCCATCATGGTCGTCGTCATTGTAATCATCATAGTCTATTTGCTCGGTATCCTGTTCCAGTACACGTGAGTACGCCGAACGCCGAGATCGTCACCTGCTGCTCGATCGGCTCTCTGCGCGACTGGCGCACATGAACCGGCGCGCCGATCTGCACGACCGCTGATTACCTGGAAACCAAAGTTTGGCCAACTCCGAAACGATAGCCCGTGAACGAGCCAGCATTTTCTTCGGCTTCATGATGCGAGCCGGCGATCTGGCGCTATTCGCCGCTGAATTCTTCAAGCGAGTCTGGAGAAGGCCGTTCGAGATGCGCGAGCTGATCAACCAGATGGACGAGGTCGGCACCAAAAGCTTGTTACTGACGTCTGTCACCGGGTTTTCGATCGGCATTGTCCTCGCGATGCAGAGCCGCGGCACGCTCATTCGATTTGGAGCGGAGGCTGTTCTGCCGAACATGCTGGCCCTGTCCGTCTTCAAAGAGATCGGACCCGTAATCACATCGCTGGTGCTGGCAGGTCGACTCGGGGCCGGCATCGGAGCCGAAATCGGGTCCATGCGCGTCACCGAACAGATTGACGCGCTCGAAGTGGCCGCTCTCAAGCCCTTTCACTACCTCGTCATCACGCGCGTCCTTGCCTGCATAATCGTCTTTCCTGTTCTGACGATCTGCACCGATACACTGGCAATGATCGGCGGCTACCTCGAATCCGTCCTCTCGACCGATATGGACTATCGAATATTCTTCAACACTGCCTTCGAGACCATACGTATTTCGGACCTTGTTGTGGACACAATGAAGACGTCCATCTTCGGCTTCATCGTTGCGATCGTCAGTTGCTATATGGGTTACAACGTACGCGGCGGTACGCGCGAGGTGGGACAGGCGGCCATGCACGCGGTGGTCGTGTCCGCGCTGCTCATTTTCATCGCGGACGTCGTAGTGGTCAGGATGTCACTCCTCATCTTCGGGGATATCTCCGGCTAACCCATGGCCACGGAGACCGATTCATATCCCCCAACCGTTGAGTCCCGGCCGCCTCCCGCGAATATCGTGGTTGACATCCGGGGGCTCTCAAAGGGGTTCGATGGCAAGGACGTCCTCAAAGGGATCAACCTCACTGTGGCGGATGGCGAATCTGCAGTCGTCATGGGCGGTTCCGGGACTGGAAAGAGCGTTCTTGTCAAGCACATCGTGGGGCTGCTGCGTCCAGACGCCGGCGAAGTGTGGGCGCTCGGCAAGCGCGTAGATCTTCTCGATGGTGACGAACTCGACGCTTTGCGGCTGTCGACCGGCTACGTATTCCAGGGGGGAGCGCTCTTCGACTCCATGACCGTCAACGAGAATCTTGGTTTCATTCTGGAACGGCACTCGACGTTCACTC is part of the Rhodothermales bacterium genome and encodes:
- a CDS encoding ABC transporter permease, whose translation is MMRAGDLALFAAEFFKRVWRRPFEMRELINQMDEVGTKSLLLTSVTGFSIGIVLAMQSRGTLIRFGAEAVLPNMLALSVFKEIGPVITSLVLAGRLGAGIGAEIGSMRVTEQIDALEVAALKPFHYLVITRVLACIIVFPVLTICTDTLAMIGGYLESVLSTDMDYRIFFNTAFETIRISDLVVDTMKTSIFGFIVAIVSCYMGYNVRGGTREVGQAAMHAVVVSALLIFIADVVVVRMSLLIFGDISG
- a CDS encoding ATP-binding cassette domain-containing protein; translation: MATETDSYPPTVESRPPPANIVVDIRGLSKGFDGKDVLKGINLTVADGESAVVMGGSGTGKSVLVKHIVGLLRPDAGEVWALGKRVDLLDGDELDALRLSTGYVFQGGALFDSMTVNENLGFILERHSTFTRAERNDRIAEVLEWVRMPEKGRQYPSELSGGQKKRVGLARAIILKPDLMLYDEPTTGLDPISVRTVSDLIVRLRDERGITSIAITHDLLCAEIIADTAHFLSDGCLVASGDLEHMREEAHPEIRNFFGS